A genome region from Mastacembelus armatus chromosome 8, fMasArm1.2, whole genome shotgun sequence includes the following:
- the LOC113140266 gene encoding GTPase IMAP family member 9-like: MNFISMRKKSSKQLSQLRIVLIGRVGAGKTGLMKTILRSSKDYKEPDSESHLCVCSNTEKCHKEKVEIDNQEVVVVDTPGLCHSKKTDQEVMEEVKRCVSLASPGPHAFLIVLDEFKFTVELQNMVELIWKTFGKNAAKYALVVFTHKYELLDQSELGKADEIIKHKIKENSQLQQFVSECE; encoded by the coding sequence AGCTTCGGATTGTTCTTATTGGGAGGGTTGGAGCTGGAAAGACTGGACTCATGAAAACCATCCTGAGGAGCTCCAAGGACTATAAGGAACCTGATTCTGAGAGTCACCTATGTGTCTGCTCTAATACAGAGAAGTGTCATAAGGAAAAAGTAGAGATCGACAATCAAGAGGTGGTTGTTGTTGACACTCCAGGTCTGTGTCATTCTAAGAAAACAGATCAAGAGGTGATGGAGGAAGTCAAGAGATGTGTTTCACTTGCTTCACCTGGTCCTCATGCATTTCTGATTGTGTTGGATGAATTTAAATTTACAGTTGAATTACAGAACATGGTAGAGTTGATTTGGAAGACCTTTGgcaaaaatgctgcaaaatatgCTCTGGTTGTTTTCACCCATAAATATGAACTGTTGGATCAAAGTGAACTGGGGAAGGCTGATGAAATCATAAAGCATAAGATCAAGGAAAACTCTCAGCTCCAGCAGTTTGTCTCTGAATGTGAATAG